The following coding sequences lie in one Pontibacter sp. G13 genomic window:
- the purD gene encoding phosphoribosylamine--glycine ligase, with amino-acid sequence MNILILGGGGREHAFAWKLAQSPQCDQLYIAPGNAGTAEVGTNVDISATDFEAIHTFVKEHGVDFIVAGPEAPLVAGVSDYFAERGIPVVGPVKAGAELEGSKDFSKQFMQTYNIPTAGYRSFNQDQVEEAMEYLAGHSLPIVVKASGLAAGKGVLICETHEHAQEVTKDMLSGEAFGEAGQTVVIEEFLQGIEISIFVLTDGVNYKLLPSAKDYKRIGEDDTGLNTGGMGAVSPVPFADDAFVKQVEDTIVKPTMDGLNAEGITYKGFIFIGLMVVEGTPYVLEYNVRMGDPETEVVMPRLEADLVDLFQGVIEGNLDEKAFSIDPRTCTTVMMVSGGYPGSYEKGKVMTGWDQTEGSILFHAGTKQAGEDIVTNGGRVLAISSFGQDIASAVAQSLKNAEQIQFEGKYFRTDIGKDLQR; translated from the coding sequence ATGAATATCTTGATCTTGGGCGGCGGCGGACGCGAGCACGCATTCGCATGGAAACTGGCCCAATCTCCCCAGTGCGACCAGTTGTACATCGCTCCTGGCAACGCTGGAACCGCAGAAGTTGGTACCAATGTGGACATCTCCGCCACTGACTTCGAGGCCATCCATACCTTCGTCAAAGAGCATGGTGTGGACTTCATCGTCGCCGGGCCGGAAGCGCCACTGGTCGCGGGTGTGTCTGACTACTTTGCCGAGCGCGGAATCCCCGTGGTAGGCCCAGTCAAGGCAGGTGCAGAACTGGAAGGAAGCAAGGACTTCTCCAAGCAGTTCATGCAAACATACAATATCCCGACCGCTGGCTACCGCTCCTTCAACCAAGATCAGGTCGAGGAAGCGATGGAGTATTTGGCGGGACACTCCTTGCCCATCGTGGTCAAAGCCAGTGGATTGGCAGCCGGAAAAGGCGTCTTGATCTGCGAAACCCACGAACATGCGCAGGAAGTCACCAAAGACATGCTTTCGGGTGAGGCATTTGGAGAAGCGGGTCAGACCGTCGTGATCGAGGAATTCCTGCAAGGAATCGAGATCTCCATCTTTGTTCTCACCGATGGTGTGAACTACAAGCTGCTGCCGTCCGCCAAGGACTATAAGCGAATTGGCGAAGACGATACCGGTCTGAACACAGGCGGAATGGGCGCCGTATCTCCCGTTCCGTTTGCGGATGATGCCTTCGTGAAGCAGGTTGAGGATACCATCGTCAAACCGACCATGGACGGATTGAATGCAGAGGGAATCACCTACAAGGGATTCATTTTCATCGGATTGATGGTCGTAGAGGGAACTCCTTATGTGCTTGAATACAATGTCCGCATGGGTGATCCTGAGACCGAAGTTGTGATGCCACGCTTGGAGGCGGATCTGGTGGATCTGTTCCAAGGCGTCATCGAAGGCAACCTGGACGAGAAGGCATTCAGCATCGATCCACGCACCTGTACCACGGTGATGATGGTATCTGGTGGCTATCCCGGCTCCTACGAAAAAGGCAAAGTGATGACCGGCTGGGATCAGACGGAAGGCTCCATCCTCTTCCACGCAGGCACCAAGCAAGCTGGCGAGGATATCGTGACGAATGGAGGTCGCGTGTTAGCGATTAGCTCATTTGGTCAGGATATTGCGAGCGCTGTGGCACAATCCTTGAAAAATGCAGAGCAGATCCAATTCGAAGGAAAGTACTTCCGGACTGATATTGGAAAAGATCTTCAACGATAA
- a CDS encoding DUF6495 family protein: protein MKYRRLTDSELAAVEPQLKQFLVAHGVMSDDWRKMNEETPEKAIELVDIFSDTLFDSMLKNVQYMMHVSAKDLRVFKCGETMLSLLGLKVVGDTPVAFTESPWSEDLVRAIQEAGGQHLQSVRTMKPYETKDRELELFKMMESGCVMTAVQIWDLLDTLIPESGESA from the coding sequence ATGAAATATCGTCGACTGACCGACTCCGAACTTGCTGCCGTCGAACCCCAACTCAAGCAATTTCTCGTGGCCCACGGGGTCATGTCGGACGATTGGCGCAAAATGAATGAGGAAACTCCCGAGAAGGCCATTGAGCTAGTGGATATCTTTTCAGACACCTTGTTTGACTCAATGCTGAAGAATGTGCAATACATGATGCATGTTTCCGCCAAGGACCTGAGAGTATTCAAGTGCGGAGAAACCATGCTCTCGCTATTGGGATTGAAGGTTGTGGGCGATACGCCTGTAGCTTTCACGGAGTCGCCTTGGTCCGAGGATCTCGTGCGGGCTATTCAGGAAGCTGGGGGTCAGCATCTCCAATCCGTACGGACCATGAAACCCTACGAGACTAAAGATCGAGAACTGGAGTTGTTCAAGATGATGGAATCCGGTTGTGTCATGACTGCCGTACAAATCTGGGATCTGCTGGACACTTTGATCCCGGAATCTGGAGAATCTGCATAG
- a CDS encoding TlpA disulfide reductase family protein: protein MRNSFYLLMAVLMLAGCQSSAPETKLETGHWRLAMELAPGVELPVDLELTSQAEGYQAAFINGEERIEADQVRLVGDSIYIDMSVFDAQFAGKIIRPGEIAGDWINFVKSADYRIPFVALAGDHPRFPAESSPESVELSDRYAVTFSPENPEDSYPAIGVFQRNGQIVQGTFLTETGDYRYLAGVLDGDELKLSCFDGAHAFLFEAQVQPDGSLTGSFRSGSHWEEPWEGHPDPDVALREPDQLTFLKEGYEGVDFRFTNLEGDTISLSDSRYQGKVVIVQILGSWCPNCMDETRLFAKWYDRYEQQGLEIVGLAFERAKDQAQAVKRVSKMKEALGVNYEILIASLTTNKQEAARALPMLNHILSYPTSIYLDREGRVRKIHTGFYGPGTGAPYDQFVEEYSRFLEKLLAEGDLSQMAAN, encoded by the coding sequence ATGCGAAACTCATTCTACCTGTTGATGGCTGTGCTGATGTTGGCTGGCTGTCAGTCATCAGCCCCCGAAACCAAGCTGGAGACCGGCCATTGGCGGTTGGCCATGGAATTGGCCCCGGGCGTGGAGTTGCCGGTCGATCTGGAATTGACCTCCCAAGCGGAAGGTTATCAAGCCGCATTCATCAATGGAGAAGAGCGTATCGAGGCCGATCAGGTGCGATTGGTGGGAGACTCCATCTACATAGACATGTCTGTGTTTGATGCTCAATTTGCCGGCAAAATCATCAGACCGGGTGAAATTGCCGGAGATTGGATCAATTTTGTCAAATCTGCCGACTACCGAATCCCTTTCGTTGCATTGGCTGGCGATCACCCTCGATTCCCCGCGGAGTCCTCGCCTGAATCTGTGGAATTGTCCGATCGGTATGCCGTGACATTCAGCCCCGAAAACCCCGAAGATAGCTATCCGGCCATCGGTGTATTCCAACGAAATGGTCAGATCGTACAAGGAACCTTCCTCACCGAGACAGGCGACTATCGTTATTTAGCAGGCGTATTGGATGGAGATGAGTTGAAACTATCCTGCTTTGACGGTGCCCATGCCTTTCTTTTTGAAGCACAAGTACAGCCAGACGGAAGCCTAACGGGTTCATTTCGCAGTGGCTCTCATTGGGAAGAGCCTTGGGAGGGACACCCTGATCCAGATGTTGCCCTACGCGAGCCCGATCAATTGACTTTCCTGAAAGAAGGATACGAGGGAGTTGATTTCCGCTTCACGAATTTGGAGGGAGACACCATCTCGTTGTCAGATTCCCGATATCAGGGCAAGGTGGTGATCGTGCAGATTTTGGGATCGTGGTGCCCAAATTGCATGGACGAAACCCGCCTATTTGCCAAGTGGTACGACCGCTACGAGCAGCAAGGATTGGAAATTGTAGGTTTGGCCTTTGAGCGGGCGAAGGATCAAGCGCAAGCGGTAAAACGCGTTTCAAAGATGAAAGAAGCGCTGGGCGTCAATTACGAAATCCTCATTGCCAGCTTGACTACCAACAAGCAAGAAGCCGCCAGGGCCTTGCCGATGCTGAATCATATCCTTTCCTACCCGACCTCCATCTACCTTGACCGAGAAGGCCGCGTACGGAAAATCCATACAGGGTTTTACGGACCGGGAACGGGGGCCCCCTACGACCAATTTGTAGAGGAGTACAGTAGATTTCTAGAGAAGTTGTTGGCGGAAGGAGATCTCAGCCAAATGGCAGCCAACTAA
- a CDS encoding dipeptidyl-peptidase 3 family protein encodes MNRLLAPICLGVLTAMILMSCQPESQTTTPPPATPAENPERVLVQKYVPVKLTTDLAALSESDKKLIPLLIEAAQIMDQLFWKEAVPANVYVDISKLSSAERAFYDINYGPWDRLEGNEPFIAGIGPKPAGANFYPTNMTKEEFEAFSNPKKKDLYTLIRRDEREQLEIVPYHEAFREEVKRAAELLNQAANISDSKEFSKYLRLRAKALLRDDYDTSDIAWLDMKDNTLDLIIGPIETYEDQLFGYKAAHEAYVLVKDQAWSQRLERYVAFLPTLQAGLPVDERYKAETPGGDAQLNAYDVVYYAGDCNAGSKTIAVNLPNDEDIQRQKGTRRSQLKNAMKAKYDKILLPIADLLIAEDQREHLTFEAFFANTMFHEVAHGLGIKETINGKGTVRESLREESSALEEGKADILGIYMVEQLFQRGEITEGKLEDYYVTFLAGIFRSVRFGASSAHGRANSLRFNFFKERGAFSYDQDTQTYRVNPEQMRAAIADLSELILTLQGDGDYEGVKKLMSEKGKIGSELQADLDRLNEAGIPVDVVFEQGTQVLGL; translated from the coding sequence ATGAACCGACTGCTTGCTCCTATTTGCTTGGGGGTCTTGACCGCCATGATTCTGATGAGTTGTCAGCCTGAGTCACAAACCACAACTCCTCCCCCAGCCACTCCAGCCGAAAATCCAGAGCGGGTCTTGGTACAGAAATATGTACCCGTCAAACTGACGACCGATCTTGCCGCCCTTTCCGAATCCGATAAAAAGCTCATCCCCCTGCTCATTGAAGCAGCCCAGATCATGGATCAGCTATTTTGGAAGGAAGCCGTACCTGCCAATGTATATGTCGATATTTCCAAATTGTCGTCCGCCGAAAGGGCCTTTTACGATATCAATTACGGCCCTTGGGATCGACTAGAGGGCAATGAGCCCTTCATTGCAGGCATCGGTCCCAAACCAGCGGGAGCGAATTTCTATCCGACCAACATGACCAAGGAGGAATTCGAAGCCTTCTCCAATCCCAAAAAGAAAGACCTCTATACGCTGATTCGGAGAGACGAGCGGGAGCAACTCGAGATCGTTCCGTACCATGAAGCCTTCCGAGAAGAGGTCAAGCGGGCTGCGGAATTGCTGAATCAAGCTGCCAATATCAGCGACTCCAAAGAATTCAGCAAATACCTCCGATTACGTGCCAAGGCTCTTTTGAGGGATGATTATGATACCTCAGATATTGCTTGGCTGGACATGAAAGACAACACACTTGATTTGATTATCGGCCCCATCGAGACCTACGAAGATCAATTGTTTGGATACAAAGCAGCCCACGAAGCCTATGTTTTGGTCAAAGATCAAGCATGGAGTCAGCGCCTCGAACGGTATGTAGCCTTTCTCCCCACACTCCAAGCAGGATTGCCCGTAGACGAGCGATACAAGGCAGAAACCCCCGGTGGAGATGCCCAACTCAATGCGTATGATGTGGTGTACTATGCCGGTGATTGCAATGCAGGTTCTAAGACCATCGCCGTCAATCTCCCCAATGATGAGGACATTCAGCGGCAAAAAGGTACACGCCGTTCGCAGTTGAAAAACGCCATGAAAGCCAAATACGATAAGATCCTATTGCCCATCGCGGATCTACTGATTGCCGAAGATCAGCGAGAGCATCTGACATTTGAAGCATTCTTTGCCAATACCATGTTTCATGAGGTTGCTCATGGACTCGGCATCAAGGAGACCATCAATGGGAAAGGCACTGTGAGAGAGTCGTTGCGGGAGGAATCGTCTGCCCTAGAGGAAGGCAAGGCCGATATCTTGGGGATCTACATGGTGGAGCAGCTGTTTCAGCGCGGGGAGATTACCGAAGGAAAATTGGAAGACTACTACGTTACCTTCCTGGCGGGGATTTTCCGATCTGTGAGATTTGGGGCCTCTAGTGCTCATGGCCGTGCCAATTCGCTGCGGTTCAATTTCTTCAAAGAAAGGGGCGCATTTTCCTATGATCAGGACACCCAAACATACCGCGTAAATCCCGAGCAGATGCGAGCAGCCATCGCAGATCTTTCCGAATTGATTCTTACCCTTCAGGGAGACGGAGATTACGAGGGCGTCAAAAAGCTCATGTCGGAGAAAGGGAAAATCGGCTCCGAACTTCAAGCAGACCTTGACCGCCTCAATGAAGCCGGTATTCCGGTGGATGTCGTGTTCGAACAAGGAACCCAAGTTTTGGGCTTGTAA